Genomic DNA from Eschrichtius robustus isolate mEscRob2 chromosome 4, mEscRob2.pri, whole genome shotgun sequence:
cgatgaagagtggcccccacttgccgcaactagagaaagccctcgcacagaaataaagacccgggcttccctggtggcgcagtggttgagaatctgcctgccaatgcaggggacacgggttcgagccctagtctgggaagatcccacatgccgcggagcaactgggcccgtgagccagaactactgagcctgcacgtctggagcctgtgctctgcaacaagagaggccgcgatagtgagaggcccgcgcgccacgatgaagagtggcccccgctcgccacaactagagaaaagtcctcgcacagaaacaaacacccaacacagctaaaaataaataaataaataaatttataaatccaACTTCTCAGGAGATGACGCTCAGTCATCTTCATGTACTAGGCCACCCAAGTCTTGCCTTAGTGGTACGAGCCCACCTGAAATTACTTTCAAGAGACAATAGTAAGTTTCCAAAAGAAACCCCAGGACATCAGCATTAGCCAACTTCTCATGTCCATAATTCCAAAGTGAACTGAAATGCATCAGAAGATAATCCCCTAAACTCATTCCAACTTCCTGTAACCACCTCTTCACTTGTACATTTTGCTTGTATCTTGTAACACTCACATATCTCATGCAGACTTCCATCAGAACACTTCCTTTGGGTTTATCAACCCCAAAGTGCTTACCTTGTAAGATTAAATTTGAAAACCTCCCAGTGAACTCTTCAGTGTTCCATTTCCCATGAAGCTTTACTAGCCTGGCCCatgagtatgtgtgtatgtgcacacggGTGGGAGTAATCAGGAAGTAGAAGAGTGAGACCCacacttgctatttttttttttttaattaagaagttgaatattttattattaaactgtTTCTTATTTTCCTGCAAGGCTGTTGCTTCACTGTATAAAAATAGCACCAGCAAACACAGTATATTGCAAAATTAAGATAGTAATGTTCTTCACTGGGCACTATACAACTAACAAACTTTTCTCCACTGTCATTTATTTCCAGTGGCAAGTTCATTGAGTATTTTGACCCAAATCCAGGGATGGCGGTAAGCaagttacaatattatataaggttAAGATAGCAATGTTATCCTtgaattacataatttttataactaGTTTTACCACAGATAATTTCAGGAATTCTGAGTATTATAACTGGAGACTAGCCTAAAAATCACAGGGTGTTGTGAAAAAGATGCATAGTGTTTATCTGAAATCATTAGGAAGTTAAGGGGTATTTTCTTCAGGCAACATTGTTTCAAGTAGTTTCTTTTGCtaaaagttgctttttaaaaatctatccacCACTAATTTAAGACAACTATGCTAGATTAAGTTGTTTCAAACTAGTTTATTTAGGGGTTCCATTTTCACTCCTCAatagattttatgtatttctcataTGCTTCTTCACTCATTAGTTCATCTAGTTCTGAAGGGTTACTGAGTGTCATCTTGATCAGCCAACCATCTTCATAACAAGATTTGTTGACAAGTCCTGGATTTTCTGCTACAGCTTCATTAATTTCAGTTACTTCTCCTGATAGAGGAGAACAGAGTTCACTAGCCGCTTTCACACTTTCCAAAGCACCAAATTCCTCTTGTTTGTTCAATTTTGTCCCAACTTCAGGCAGACTACAGTAAACAACATCTCCCAAAGCTTCCTGTGCAAAATTGCTGATTCCCACTGTTCCAACACCGTTTTCTGTTGTTACCCATTCATGTTTGTCTGTGAATTTATGACCCGACAGCAGAGCGGGGCCGGTGCGCAGCGCCCGGACGGCGCCCACCCGCAGTCCCCAGGGCCGCGGCGGGCAGGGCGCGTTGGGCGCAGAGATGGCGCGCAGGCTGCAGATCGCGGCCCGCACGCTGCGCGCCACTTGCAGCGCCATGTTCGCAGGGGTGcaaaggctattttttttttttttattaaatttttggctgcaccatgcagcctgtgggattttagttccctgactagggattgaacctgggccgttggcagtgagagcgtggactcctaaccactggaccaccagggaattccccacacttgctatttttctaaaataaggtCCCAGGAAACTTTACGATCACAGA
This window encodes:
- the LOC137763780 gene encoding glycine cleavage system H protein, mitochondrial-like, whose protein sequence is MALQVARSVRAAICSLRAISAPNAPCPPRPWGLRVGAVRALRTGPALLSGHKFTDKHEWVTTENGVGTVGISNFAQEALGDVVYCSLPEVGTKLNKQEEFGALESVKAASELCSPLSGEVTEINEAVAENPGLVNKSCYEDGWLIKMTLSNPSELDELMSEEAYEKYIKSIEE